In Mytilus galloprovincialis chromosome 1, xbMytGall1.hap1.1, whole genome shotgun sequence, the following are encoded in one genomic region:
- the LOC143051165 gene encoding alanine aminotransferase 2-like, with amino-acid sequence MSDTNTNSTVTETSHVPVVLIENVNPNVRNMEYAVRGPIVARAAEIDAEIKSGVKKPFAKVLPANIGDCHATGQTPITFIRQVIALCAYPELLTSPEFPADAKDRAKRILAGCRGGSIGSYTASPGVEVIRQDIAAYIEKRDAVPSKSEDIVLCTGASDGIKTILSMLMTGKTGNERAGIMIPVPQYPLYSATLTEYNAQPIRYFMNEENNWSLDISELRRAIEEAKSKCLPRAICVINPGNPTGQVLTRQNIEDVIKFAHDERLMILSDEVYQHNVYAKGSEFFSFKKVLMEMGAPYNRHELASFMSASKGFMGECGFRGGYFEVVNFHPSVKACLLKTISVKLCPPVAGQAVIDCVVNPPVLGDPSYDLFMKEKTHVLSQLKEKATLVTELFNSIEGIKCNTVQGAMYSFPQIFLPPKAIEAAKAKSQTPDSFYCFSLLEETGLCVVPGSGFGQKEGTYHFRMTILPPLEEIRSVLQTFKEFHLKFLSQYK; translated from the coding sequence ATGTCAGACACAAATACCAACAGTACTGTTACTGAGACTTCTCACGTTCCTGTTGTTTTAATTGAAAATGTTAACCCAAATGTCAGGAACATGGAATATGCTGTCAGGGGACCAATTGTTGCAAGGGCTGCAGAAATCGATGCAGAAATAAAGAGTGGAGTAAAGAAACCATTTGCCAAAGTATTGCCAGCCAACATTGGTGACTGTCATGCCACAGGTCAGACACCTATAACATTCATTCGACAGGTGATTGCCTTATGCGCCTATCCAGAATTGTTGACAAGTCCAGAATTTCCTGCAGATGCAAAAGATAGAGCAAAAAGAATATTGGCAGGTTGTAGAGGAGGAAGTATTGGGTCTTACACTGCTAGCCCTGGTGTTGAGGTTATTCGACAAGATATTGCAGCATACATTGAAAAGCGTGATGCAGTTCCAAGCAAAAGTGAGGATATAGTCTTATGCACAGGTGCCAGTGATGGTATAAAAACTATACTCAGCATGCTGATGACAGGCAAAACAGGAAATGAAAGAGCTGGAATAATGATTCCCGTACCACAGTATCCTCTGTACTCAGCGACACTTACTGAATACAATGCCCAACCAATACGATACTTTATGAATGAGGAAAACAATTGGTCTTTGGATATCAGTGAACTTAGGAGAGCTATTGAAGAAGCAAAATCTAAATGTTTACCTCGAGCAATTTGTGTAATTAATCCAGGGAATCCAACAGGCCAGGTGTTAACAAGACAAAACATTGAAGATGTCATCAAATTTGCTCATGATGAGCGCTTGATGATTTTGTCAGATGAAGTTTATCAACACAATGTTTATGCTAAAGGATCAGAGTTCTTctcatttaaaaaagttttgatggAAATGGGTGCACCATATAATAGGCATGAACTTGCATCTTTTATGTCCGCATCAAAAGGTTTCATGGGAGAATGCGGGTTCAGGGGTGGATATTTTGAAGTTGTCAATTTTCACCCATCAGTGAAAGCATGCTTGCTGAAGACAATATCAGTAAAGCTTTGCCCACCAGTTGCTGGACAAGCTGTCATAGATTGTGTGGTCAACCCGCCTGTCCTTGGCGATCCATCTTATGACCTTTTCATGAAAGAGAAAACACATGTTCTATCTCAACTGAAAGAGAAGGCCACCTTAGTCACTGAACTTTTCAATTCTATTGAAGGTATCAAATGCAACACAGTTCAGGGAGCAATGTACTCTTTCCCACAAATATTTCTGCCACCAAAGGCCATAGAAGCTGCAAAGGCTAAAAGCCAAACACCAGATTCTTTTTATTGTTTCTCTCTGTTAGAAGAAACAGGACTTTGTGTAGTACCAGGAAGTGGATTTGGACAGAAAGAGGGCACCTACCATTTCCGTATGACCATCCTTCCTCCTCTAGAAGAAATAAGAAGTGTGTTGCAAACTTTTAAAGAGTTCCATTTGAAGTTTTTGTCTCAGTACAAGTAA
- the LOC143051196 gene encoding M-phase inducer phosphatase-like, producing the protein MISRRLFQNSDDVDSMQSAIVTLNFDSTPEKESRSILSFITPNIKRNIFPQPDQDCSVCLDDHVNTTLKKSAKRKLDNDDISVPKRRKHNVDVKTVVNILTENENLIADGSRTYSLPTVQGKHQDLKSISPETLADVVEGHYDDTIDSFQIIDCRYPYEFEGGHVRGAENMYLHETILTLLQKPTTEKQVLIFHCEFSSERGPKMLRFLRSKDRELNKENYPALNFPEVYLLDGGYKAFFGEIPELCDPISYRPMLHSDHSTDLRHFRAKSKSWTAGEKRRYARKSMRF; encoded by the coding sequence atgattTCCCGACGACTATTCCAGAATTCTGATGATGTTGACTCTATGCAATCAGCAATTGTTACCCTGAATTTTGATTCAACACCAGAGAAAGAAAGCAGAAGTATACTGTCATTCATCACACCAAATATCAAAAGAAACATATTTCCTCAGCCTGATCAAGATTGCAGTGTTTGTTTGGATGATCATGTCAACACCACATTGAAGAAGTCAGCCAAAAGAAAACTGGACAACGATGACATTTCTGTACCAAAACGACGCAAACACAATGTCGATGTGAAGACAGTTGTAAATATTCTCACAGAAAACGAAAATTTGATTGCAGACGGCAGTAGAACATACAGTTTACCAACAGTACAGGGAAAGCATCAAGATTTAAAGAGCATCTCACCAGAGACTCTCGCAGACGTCGTTGAAGGTCATTATGATGACACCATAGATAGCTTCCAGATAATCGACTGTAGGTACCCATACGAATTTGAAGGTGGTCATGTCAGAGGGGCGGAAAACATGTATTTACACGAAACAATTTTAACGCTGCTACAGAAGCCAACTACAGAaaaacaagttctaatctttcacTGTGAGTTCTCATCAGAAAGAGGTCCAAAAATGTTAAGATTCCTCAGAAGCAAGGACAGGGAACTAAACAAAGAAAACTATCCTGCATTAAATTTTCCAGAAGTTTATCTTCTTGATGGTGGATACAAGGCTTTTTTCGGCGAAATTCCTGAGCTATGTGACCCGATCAGTTACCGACCAATGCTTCATTCTGACCATTCAACAGATTTACGCCACTTTCGAGCAAAATCTAAATCATGGACAGCAGGAGAAAAAAGACGATATGCAAGAAAATCAAtgagattttaa